A genomic stretch from Gemmatimonadaceae bacterium includes:
- a CDS encoding class I SAM-dependent methyltransferase yields the protein MLTLDGATAPPRRGRGMRALGFVRPYLFGAASAAWLFGAGWWKWSNRAAIVELCRHFGYDYASREPTELPSIGASGIAPSQGLLDVREIDAVDGNVSERELITICRLAREAAPRDVFEFGTFDGRTTFNLAANSPPGANVHTLDLPREGLGTSVGPIHAHEVRYADKSASGMRFADSDMAARITQHYGDSGTFDFSPFRGGIDFVFVDASHTYEYVINDSLRALEMLRGGRGTILWHDYSRWDGVTRALNDLRRIHPSFAGLRWIAGTTLGYLKL from the coding sequence ATGCTGACACTTGATGGCGCAACCGCCCCGCCGCGGCGCGGGCGGGGCATGCGGGCGCTGGGATTCGTCCGGCCGTATCTGTTCGGCGCGGCCAGCGCGGCCTGGCTCTTCGGCGCGGGATGGTGGAAGTGGAGCAATCGCGCCGCAATAGTGGAGCTCTGCCGGCACTTCGGCTACGACTACGCATCCCGTGAGCCGACTGAGCTGCCATCTATTGGAGCTTCCGGGATTGCGCCGTCGCAAGGGCTGCTCGACGTACGCGAGATTGATGCGGTAGATGGAAACGTCAGCGAGCGCGAGCTCATCACGATCTGCCGGCTGGCGAGGGAAGCGGCGCCACGCGATGTGTTCGAGTTCGGCACATTCGACGGGCGGACGACTTTCAATCTCGCCGCCAACTCACCGCCTGGCGCGAACGTTCACACGCTGGACCTGCCGCGCGAAGGTCTGGGCACATCCGTCGGACCGATCCACGCTCACGAAGTGAGATACGCCGACAAGAGCGCGTCGGGCATGCGGTTCGCCGACAGTGACATGGCAGCCCGGATCACGCAGCATTACGGCGACTCGGGCACGTTCGATTTCTCCCCTTTCCGTGGCGGAATTGATTTCGTGTTCGTGGATGCATCGCACACCTACGAGTACGTGATCAACGACTCGCTTCGCGCGCTTGAGATGCTGCGCGGAGGGCGCGGCACGATTCTCTGGCACGATTACTCGCGTTGGGACGGAGTGACGCGCGCGTTGAACGACCTGCGGCGCATTCACCCCTCGTTCGCCGGACTCCGCTGGATCGCCGGGACTACGCTCGGCTACCTGAAGCTCTGA
- a CDS encoding SLBB domain-containing protein, whose amino-acid sequence MNSNTLRLLTVAAFLFIVPSIGAAQSASQAQQMLESNPGLLRELRSRILSSGLTPDQVRARLRAEGYPENLLDAYLPGGSDSGVENMGTTGSAAAPLDDVFGAVTALGIADTVDITSIRCSVEALSDTTVSAAETRRVGRAQALANKAAMRRRCDSIRRQLTASDSAVLKLRQDSGFTIFGLNTFRESTTLFDANLSGPIDANYRLGPGDRLALILTGDVSQAYSLDVTREGFIVVPQAGQIYVSNLTLGQLEDVLYARLGRVYSGVRRGPGATTRFSISPVRLRTNQVFVLGDVLSPGSYRISSAGTALTALYAAKGPTDNGSLRDVQIRRGGKTVDVLDVYDYLISGDASHDVRLQNGDVVFVPVHQQHVRVVGEITRPATYELRRGETLSDAIRFAGGFTPNASRRRVQIERILSPAERAAGGRDRVTLDISPVTLTDGGPGDVALLAGDVVRVFPISERIRNRVTIEGNVWQPGTLGLTAGMTVSEALRAAGGVKPDTYLGQILISRLNSDSTRVQLHASLADTTGRVIGDFPLREDDQLRVFSVTEFRPMRYVAITGAVRNSGQVPFRDGMTVRDVVLLAGGLEQSADLREAEIARLPLDRRTGTTAVTFRAALDSSYIFERGPDGKYYGPPGLPAPSGSMTEVRLQPYDNVLILRQPNWELQRQAMITGEVLYPGTYSLRTKTEKVSDLISRAGGLTPEAYADGVTFFRPKDNVGRIGIALPEVLRNANSRDNIQLQNGDSIFIPRFNAVVNVKGAVNSPVAVTYVPGANLEYYVRAAGGITRKGDLRYAYVTQPNGKVEATGGKFIFRNNPRPRPGSSVFVPEKDSSERRLDYIATIGSIAQVAASFVAIAIALRR is encoded by the coding sequence ATGAATTCAAACACGCTGCGCTTGCTGACTGTCGCCGCATTCCTTTTCATCGTACCGTCAATCGGCGCGGCCCAAAGCGCCTCGCAGGCTCAGCAGATGCTGGAATCGAATCCCGGCCTGCTTCGCGAGCTGCGGTCCCGCATCCTGTCGAGCGGATTGACTCCCGATCAGGTCCGAGCGCGTCTCCGCGCCGAAGGGTATCCGGAGAATCTTCTCGACGCGTATCTCCCCGGCGGAAGCGATTCCGGCGTCGAGAACATGGGAACCACGGGCTCCGCGGCCGCTCCATTGGATGACGTGTTCGGCGCGGTCACCGCGCTGGGAATCGCCGACACAGTGGACATCACGTCAATCCGCTGCAGCGTCGAAGCGCTCAGCGACACGACCGTTTCCGCCGCCGAGACGCGTCGCGTGGGGCGCGCACAGGCGCTGGCCAACAAGGCGGCGATGCGCCGCCGGTGCGATTCCATCCGCCGGCAGCTCACGGCGTCCGACAGCGCCGTGCTCAAGCTGCGCCAGGACAGCGGGTTCACGATCTTCGGCCTCAACACTTTTCGCGAGAGCACCACGCTCTTCGACGCGAATCTCAGCGGGCCGATTGACGCCAACTACAGACTCGGACCTGGCGACCGGCTGGCGCTGATTCTCACCGGTGACGTTTCGCAGGCATACAGCCTGGACGTGACGCGCGAAGGATTCATCGTCGTCCCGCAGGCGGGCCAGATCTACGTCAGCAACCTCACGCTCGGCCAGCTCGAAGACGTGCTCTACGCGAGACTCGGCCGCGTCTATTCCGGAGTGCGCCGCGGACCCGGTGCCACTACCCGCTTTTCAATCAGCCCGGTCCGCCTTCGCACCAATCAGGTGTTCGTGCTGGGTGACGTGCTGAGTCCCGGCAGCTACAGGATCTCCAGCGCTGGAACGGCGCTTACCGCTCTCTACGCCGCCAAGGGACCGACGGACAACGGCAGTCTCCGCGACGTGCAGATCAGGCGCGGCGGCAAGACCGTGGACGTGCTCGACGTGTACGACTATCTCATCAGCGGCGACGCGTCGCACGATGTGCGTCTCCAGAACGGCGACGTCGTCTTCGTCCCGGTGCATCAGCAGCATGTGCGCGTCGTCGGCGAAATAACGCGTCCCGCGACTTACGAGCTCAGACGCGGCGAGACTCTTTCGGACGCCATTCGCTTCGCCGGCGGATTCACTCCCAATGCCTCGCGCCGCCGTGTGCAGATCGAGCGCATCCTGTCGCCCGCCGAACGCGCTGCCGGCGGGCGTGATCGTGTCACGCTCGACATCTCTCCCGTGACCCTCACCGACGGCGGGCCTGGCGACGTCGCGCTTCTCGCCGGCGACGTGGTGCGTGTCTTTCCGATCTCGGAGCGAATCCGCAATCGCGTCACCATCGAAGGCAACGTCTGGCAGCCGGGAACGCTCGGGCTTACCGCCGGCATGACCGTCAGCGAGGCGCTGCGCGCTGCCGGAGGAGTGAAGCCGGACACGTATCTCGGACAGATCCTTATCTCGCGCCTCAACTCGGACTCGACGCGCGTTCAGCTTCACGCAAGTCTCGCCGATACGACCGGCCGCGTCATCGGCGACTTCCCGCTCAGGGAAGACGATCAGCTCCGCGTGTTCTCGGTTACGGAGTTCCGTCCGATGCGGTATGTCGCGATCACCGGCGCTGTCCGCAACAGCGGCCAGGTTCCGTTCCGCGACGGCATGACGGTACGCGATGTCGTGCTGCTCGCCGGTGGACTCGAGCAGAGCGCTGATTTGCGTGAAGCGGAGATAGCGCGCCTGCCCCTCGACCGCAGGACCGGGACGACGGCGGTAACGTTCCGCGCGGCTCTGGATTCGAGCTACATCTTCGAGCGCGGGCCCGACGGCAAGTACTACGGCCCCCCCGGCCTCCCCGCTCCGTCGGGATCCATGACGGAAGTCCGTCTCCAGCCGTACGACAACGTTCTCATCCTGCGTCAGCCCAACTGGGAGCTTCAGCGGCAGGCCATGATCACTGGAGAAGTGCTGTATCCGGGTACGTACTCGCTCCGGACGAAGACGGAGAAGGTCTCCGACCTGATATCGCGCGCCGGCGGGCTCACCCCCGAAGCGTACGCCGACGGCGTGACGTTCTTCCGTCCGAAGGACAATGTCGGACGCATCGGCATTGCCCTGCCTGAAGTGCTCCGCAACGCGAACTCGCGCGACAATATCCAGCTCCAGAACGGCGACTCGATCTTCATTCCGCGATTCAACGCGGTGGTGAATGTGAAGGGCGCGGTGAACTCGCCGGTGGCCGTCACTTATGTGCCAGGCGCGAATCTCGAGTATTACGTCCGCGCAGCTGGCGGCATCACGCGCAAGGGTGACCTCCGCTACGCCTATGTAACGCAGCCGAACGGCAAGGTCGAGGCGACGGGCGGGAAGTTCATTTTCCGCAACAATCCCCGTCCGCGTCCCGGCAGCTCGGTGTTCGTTCCGGAGAAGGATTCGAGTGAGCGCAGACTGGATTACATCGCGACCATCGGTTCGATCGCCCAGGTTGCGGCGAGCTTCGTAGCCATCGCCATCGCCCTCCGCCGATAG
- a CDS encoding ATP-binding cassette domain-containing protein encodes MTDKGDDRREPGDDRRQQVPPPPDHPDGVNTPVRRTGDDMRVRAAIRSELQSDKVPGAMPTKEWRAQSPNKVIELEHVYLAFDEPVLEDISFVALEGETVVVAGESGSGKSIMLKLLLRLLVPDRGKVFIDGEEITQLNFTDALKVRQKMGMVFQSSALFDSMTVYENIAYPLREHTDMSEADIETRVREKLSFVDLDPDKVMEQLPSELSGGMRKRVGIARGMANNPKIMLYDEPTSGLDPLTTATITHLIIKLQRELGVTSIVVTHDIRSAFKMASKIAVLAEKKIVFFGTPEEMSGSDDRYLRDFLGGF; translated from the coding sequence ATGACGGACAAGGGCGACGACCGCAGGGAGCCGGGCGACGACCGGCGGCAGCAGGTTCCGCCTCCGCCGGACCATCCGGACGGGGTGAATACTCCCGTCCGCCGCACCGGCGACGACATGCGGGTCCGCGCCGCGATACGAAGCGAGCTCCAGAGCGACAAGGTGCCCGGAGCAATGCCGACCAAGGAGTGGCGTGCGCAAAGCCCGAACAAGGTCATCGAGCTCGAGCATGTATATCTCGCCTTCGACGAGCCGGTCCTCGAAGACATCTCCTTCGTGGCGCTCGAAGGCGAGACAGTCGTCGTCGCGGGAGAATCGGGTTCAGGCAAGTCCATCATGCTCAAGCTTCTTCTCCGGCTCCTCGTGCCGGACCGCGGCAAGGTCTTCATTGACGGAGAGGAGATCACCCAGCTCAACTTCACCGACGCTCTTAAGGTGAGGCAGAAGATGGGGATGGTTTTCCAGAGTTCCGCTCTGTTCGACTCGATGACCGTGTACGAGAACATCGCCTATCCGCTCCGCGAGCATACCGACATGAGCGAGGCGGACATCGAGACGCGCGTCCGCGAGAAGCTGTCCTTCGTGGATCTCGATCCCGACAAGGTCATGGAGCAGCTTCCCTCCGAGCTCAGCGGCGGTATGCGGAAGCGCGTGGGCATCGCCCGCGGAATGGCCAACAATCCCAAGATCATGCTCTACGACGAGCCCACCTCCGGGCTCGATCCGCTTACCACCGCGACGATCACCCACCTGATCATCAAGCTGCAGCGCGAGCTGGGAGTGACGAGCATCGTCGTGACCCACGATATTAGATCGGCCTTCAAGATGGCAAGCAAGATCGCGGTACTCGCGGAGAAGAAGATTGTGTTCTTCGGCACCCCGGAAGAAATGTCTGGCAGCGACGACAGGTATTTGCGTGATTTCCTCGGCGGATTCTGA
- a CDS encoding PfkB family carbohydrate kinase, giving the protein MIERISRDRLETLLSAAGGRRVAVVGDAMLDVYLRGDVDRISPEAPVPVVRVKERKLALGGAANVANNIVTIGARCELVAAVGVDPAGATLRDMLDAAGTDTRSLVPVGRPTTTKTRVIARSQQLVRYDEEDDTDLEGDETGMLLDAVRVAIDDADALVLEDYNKGVLVPAVIRAAIDHARSRAIPVIVDPKYRNFFAYRGATIFKPNRRELESALGAAVDLDHPEALPATFERLGVEHLLLTLGERGMALISADGEIGRVPTTAREVYDVVGAGDTVTAYLATIMAAGGTPAEAAIVANFAAGVEVGKLGAATVTTGEVLEAYDDFSGDRGSS; this is encoded by the coding sequence ATGATAGAGCGCATTTCGCGGGATCGGCTGGAGACGCTGCTGTCGGCCGCCGGCGGCCGGCGCGTGGCCGTCGTCGGCGACGCAATGCTCGACGTGTATCTCCGCGGAGACGTGGACCGCATCTCGCCCGAGGCGCCGGTCCCTGTCGTCAGAGTGAAGGAGCGGAAGCTCGCTCTCGGCGGAGCGGCAAACGTCGCCAACAACATTGTGACCATCGGCGCGCGATGCGAGCTGGTCGCGGCGGTGGGCGTGGATCCGGCCGGCGCGACGCTGCGCGACATGCTCGACGCGGCGGGCACCGACACACGCTCTCTCGTGCCCGTCGGGCGCCCGACGACGACGAAGACCAGAGTCATCGCCCGCTCGCAGCAACTGGTGCGCTACGACGAGGAAGACGACACCGATCTCGAAGGCGACGAGACCGGCATGCTGCTCGACGCCGTGCGCGTCGCAATAGACGATGCGGATGCGCTGGTGCTCGAGGACTACAACAAGGGCGTGCTCGTTCCGGCAGTGATCAGGGCGGCGATCGATCACGCCAGGTCGCGGGCGATCCCGGTGATCGTGGACCCCAAGTACCGCAATTTCTTCGCGTATCGCGGGGCGACGATCTTCAAGCCCAACCGTCGCGAACTCGAGTCCGCTCTGGGCGCGGCAGTGGATCTGGATCATCCGGAAGCGCTGCCTGCGACGTTCGAGCGGCTCGGCGTGGAACATCTCCTGCTTACACTTGGCGAGCGCGGGATGGCGCTGATTTCAGCTGACGGCGAGATCGGGCGGGTTCCGACGACGGCGCGGGAGGTTTACGACGTCGTCGGGGCCGGTGACACCGTCACGGCATATCTGGCGACCATCATGGCGGCCGGGGGCACACCGGCGGAAGCGGCGATCGTCGCCAATTTCGCCGCCGGGGTCGAAGTCGGAAAGCTGGGAGCGGCGACGGTGACGACCGGCGAGGTGCTCGAGGCGTACGATGATTTCAGCGGTGACCGCGGCTCGAGCTGA
- a CDS encoding glycosyltransferase family 2 protein, whose translation MSSAPEFGVVILNWNNAEDTLACLSSLRSADPLPRYAVVVDNGSVDSSLADIRRWGREQNVTGEDGARPWLTVIAAGDNCGFAGGTNLGIRYLESRSEVTHILLLNNDATITPRFFTDIANAIGRCPNAGLIGPTILESGDGGDVWYAGGVEHPLRALYTHSYEVPGSDEPVPTDFVTGCAMVISRALLERIGPLAECYFPAYWEDGEYSFRARHAGFPVVYAPAARVYHKVGATVRAAGLDLVLARAKNRLRVFYVRRNYRGWTKVMACGYLAVTKPGRAAIEAIKGRPRLGLAILQGTFTGFISREANR comes from the coding sequence GTGAGCTCTGCTCCTGAATTCGGCGTCGTCATCCTGAACTGGAACAACGCCGAAGACACGCTGGCGTGCCTTTCGTCGCTGCGAAGCGCCGATCCACTTCCCCGATATGCCGTCGTGGTGGACAACGGGTCGGTGGACTCTTCGCTCGCTGACATTCGGCGCTGGGGACGGGAGCAGAATGTCACCGGAGAAGATGGAGCCAGACCCTGGCTCACCGTGATCGCCGCCGGCGACAATTGCGGCTTCGCTGGCGGCACGAATCTCGGCATCCGTTATCTCGAGAGCAGAAGCGAGGTGACCCACATTCTGCTGCTCAACAATGACGCTACCATCACGCCGCGCTTTTTCACCGACATCGCGAATGCGATCGGCCGCTGTCCGAACGCGGGGCTGATCGGGCCAACAATTCTCGAGTCGGGCGACGGCGGGGACGTGTGGTACGCCGGAGGTGTCGAGCATCCGCTGCGGGCCTTGTACACTCACTCGTACGAAGTCCCGGGATCGGACGAGCCGGTCCCCACGGATTTCGTCACCGGTTGCGCGATGGTCATCTCCCGCGCGTTGCTCGAGCGCATCGGGCCACTCGCGGAATGCTACTTCCCCGCCTACTGGGAGGACGGCGAGTATTCGTTCCGCGCCCGCCACGCCGGCTTTCCCGTCGTGTACGCTCCCGCGGCGCGAGTGTATCACAAGGTCGGAGCGACCGTTCGCGCGGCCGGACTGGACCTCGTGCTGGCGCGCGCCAAGAATCGCCTTCGCGTGTTCTACGTTCGCCGGAATTATCGCGGATGGACCAAGGTCATGGCGTGCGGCTATCTGGCCGTGACGAAGCCCGGCCGCGCCGCAATAGAGGCGATCAAGGGCCGTCCTCGGCTCGGATTGGCGATTCTCCAGGGAACATTCACCGGGTTCATCAGCCGCGAGGCGAACCGGTAG
- a CDS encoding GNVR domain-containing protein, whose amino-acid sequence MQPAEQAPASDHLTFTRWLAGVLLRWRLVAVVTAVTLVVAVAATFVIPPVYRARASFVANSSSGSKLQGAAGGSSQLGGIISQLGGSVGGDPSESPNFYIQLFQSRELLTRLAQSRFPNPRTDNPSDSATLLEIMRIKKDDPRLRMEIALKKLAKAISAGFDVKTNLVFLSVDMQWPELSAQVANRLVEMVSKFNRETRVSRARSKRVFLESRQDSAQLLLRAAEERQRFFYEQNRGLITSPSLRAEEARFRREVDVASDLYLNMQQQLEIARLDEINDAALITVIDSSVAPRKAQWPRYGSLLVTALALGLMLGLMLVGSIVVLMDWRERNPESWSDFEHSLGRARSDVRSAIGVRRAG is encoded by the coding sequence ATGCAACCAGCCGAGCAGGCACCCGCCAGCGACCACCTCACGTTCACGAGGTGGCTCGCTGGCGTTTTGCTCAGGTGGCGCCTTGTCGCGGTCGTCACGGCGGTGACGCTCGTCGTCGCGGTCGCGGCGACGTTCGTGATCCCGCCTGTATACAGGGCGAGGGCATCGTTCGTCGCCAACAGCTCGAGCGGCTCGAAGCTTCAGGGCGCGGCGGGCGGCTCGTCGCAGCTTGGCGGAATCATCTCCCAGCTTGGCGGATCTGTCGGCGGAGATCCGTCGGAGTCGCCCAACTTCTACATCCAGCTTTTTCAGAGCCGCGAGCTTCTCACGCGGCTGGCGCAGTCGCGCTTCCCGAATCCACGAACGGACAATCCGTCCGATAGCGCGACACTGCTCGAGATCATGCGGATCAAGAAGGACGATCCGCGGCTCAGAATGGAGATTGCGCTCAAGAAGCTCGCCAAGGCGATCAGTGCGGGGTTCGACGTCAAGACGAACCTCGTATTTCTCTCGGTGGACATGCAGTGGCCGGAGCTGAGCGCCCAGGTTGCGAACCGCCTGGTCGAAATGGTCAGCAAGTTCAACCGCGAGACGCGCGTGTCGCGAGCCAGGTCGAAGAGGGTGTTCCTCGAGTCGCGTCAAGACAGCGCGCAGCTCCTCCTTCGTGCCGCCGAAGAGCGCCAGCGATTCTTCTATGAGCAGAACCGTGGTCTGATCACTTCGCCGAGCCTGCGCGCCGAAGAGGCGCGCTTCCGCCGCGAGGTGGATGTGGCGTCCGACCTGTATCTCAACATGCAGCAGCAGCTCGAGATCGCACGGCTCGACGAGATAAACGACGCCGCCTTGATCACTGTCATAGATTCGTCGGTCGCACCGCGAAAGGCGCAGTGGCCGCGGTACGGGTCGCTTCTCGTCACCGCCCTGGCACTCGGGCTGATGCTCGGGCTGATGCTCGTGGGGAGCATCGTCGTCCTGATGGACTGGCGCGAGCGCAATCCCGAATCGTGGTCCGACTTCGAGCATTCGCTGGGACGCGCGCGTTCGGACGTCCGCTCCGCGATCGGCGTACGCCGCGCGGGATAG
- a CDS encoding DUF2279 domain-containing protein, with protein sequence MNSFGKAAAVAAIVFVGLGAASGRGAAQLQPDTTLSVATRQDCGMDGGEVALRRAGVAAAFVGGNAALYSYFKRAWWSGERADHFFFRSDWDENFRDQDKFGHMVGGYHLARFGTAFLRSACMPRHKAIVWSAAYAAAFQLQIEIWDGMYEKYGFSYADLIANTAGTALAVLHETHPATRAIRPTMSYSKSAAMRNADNIPGELRPSLDYSGQTYWFSADVNAMLPKEAKPYWPSFLRISAGHSITDWIDPVTGANIGARRKLLLSLDFDAEKLPGDNRWWKTFKRQLGYIHLPSPALQLTPDFKVIGWYR encoded by the coding sequence TTGAATTCATTTGGAAAGGCCGCCGCGGTGGCGGCCATCGTTTTTGTTGGGCTTGGCGCGGCGAGTGGCCGCGGGGCGGCCCAGCTGCAGCCCGACACGACGTTGTCAGTCGCGACCCGGCAGGACTGCGGGATGGACGGCGGAGAGGTCGCGCTCAGGCGCGCTGGCGTAGCCGCCGCGTTCGTTGGCGGCAACGCCGCGCTTTACAGCTATTTCAAGAGGGCGTGGTGGTCCGGCGAGCGTGCCGATCACTTCTTCTTCCGCTCCGACTGGGACGAGAATTTCCGCGACCAGGACAAATTCGGTCACATGGTCGGCGGGTATCACCTGGCGCGATTCGGCACCGCATTCCTGCGCAGCGCGTGCATGCCCAGACACAAGGCGATCGTGTGGAGCGCGGCGTACGCGGCTGCATTTCAACTGCAGATCGAGATCTGGGATGGCATGTACGAGAAGTACGGCTTCTCCTACGCCGACCTGATCGCGAACACCGCCGGTACCGCGCTCGCCGTGCTTCATGAGACGCATCCCGCTACACGCGCCATTCGACCCACGATGTCGTATTCGAAGTCGGCGGCAATGCGCAACGCAGACAACATTCCGGGCGAGCTGCGTCCTTCTCTCGACTACTCCGGTCAGACGTACTGGTTCTCGGCGGACGTCAACGCGATGCTGCCGAAGGAGGCGAAGCCATATTGGCCATCGTTCCTGCGCATTTCTGCGGGCCATTCCATTACCGACTGGATCGATCCTGTCACCGGCGCCAACATCGGCGCGCGCCGAAAGCTGCTGCTGTCGCTCGACTTCGACGCTGAGAAGCTCCCTGGAGACAACAGGTGGTGGAAGACGTTCAAGCGGCAGCTCGGCTACATCCATCTCCCCTCGCCGGCGCTCCAGCTCACTCCCGACTTCAAGGTCATCGGATGGTACAGGTGA
- a CDS encoding glycosyltransferase family 9 protein has translation MSRLFPRVQAEAFRRRRNLWIAYGSEAAAPLLRGIASVASRGSTSAPAEWRRGLIIGHNHIGDVLYRTASLEQLATALPDCRWSYLTSEGSAGLLRDNPYVAEVLPWMQRENSWSLSKDKFAAMRSRKFDVALCSNTLRHLPDLGLAVALGIPNRVAFANKGLTGLITHQVSPGFPQPYPAYFRAMVASVTGSHPDWELRPRLFLSDADRAQAAAAWNRLGLSADGPVLACVLATRQSSGNWPADILLTIAERARRKLDFEVVICGAASDRHRLEALAKTAGFPARVLAGETSITGLAAFFERCSALLTLDSGPRHIGNAVHIPVVFARNLCHSRIEAGAYCDTETDLAPDVEYLSDDEVETATRQLDVDRMADVVVNRLRASGSRA, from the coding sequence ATGAGCAGGCTATTCCCGCGAGTGCAGGCAGAAGCGTTCCGCCGGCGCCGGAATCTCTGGATCGCATACGGATCCGAGGCGGCAGCCCCACTGCTGCGCGGCATCGCGTCGGTCGCCTCGCGCGGATCCACGTCGGCACCGGCCGAATGGCGTCGCGGCCTGATCATCGGTCACAATCACATCGGCGACGTACTCTACCGCACTGCGTCGCTCGAACAACTGGCGACCGCGCTGCCGGACTGTCGCTGGTCATATCTGACGTCCGAAGGATCCGCCGGGCTGCTGCGCGACAATCCATACGTCGCCGAAGTGCTGCCCTGGATGCAACGCGAGAACAGCTGGTCCCTGTCGAAGGACAAATTCGCCGCGATGCGCTCGCGCAAATTCGACGTTGCGCTCTGCAGCAACACTCTTCGCCACCTCCCCGATCTTGGACTGGCCGTCGCACTCGGAATTCCGAATCGTGTCGCGTTCGCGAACAAGGGACTCACCGGACTCATCACCCACCAGGTGAGTCCCGGGTTTCCTCAGCCGTACCCCGCCTACTTTCGCGCCATGGTCGCGAGTGTCACGGGATCCCATCCCGACTGGGAACTACGGCCGCGGCTGTTCCTTTCCGACGCCGACAGGGCGCAGGCGGCGGCAGCGTGGAATCGCCTTGGGCTCTCGGCCGATGGTCCCGTTCTCGCATGCGTCCTTGCAACGCGTCAGAGCTCGGGCAACTGGCCGGCCGATATTCTTCTGACAATTGCCGAGCGCGCCAGACGCAAGCTCGACTTCGAGGTCGTCATCTGCGGCGCGGCCAGCGATCGGCATCGCCTTGAAGCACTCGCGAAGACCGCCGGCTTCCCGGCACGGGTTCTCGCGGGAGAGACGAGCATCACGGGCCTCGCCGCGTTCTTCGAACGGTGCAGCGCGCTGCTCACGCTCGACTCGGGCCCGCGCCACATCGGTAACGCGGTTCACATCCCCGTCGTCTTCGCGCGCAATCTCTGTCACTCGCGAATCGAGGCGGGAGCCTACTGCGATACCGAGACCGACCTCGCGCCCGACGTCGAGTATCTCTCCGACGATGAAGTCGAGACGGCGACACGCCAACTCGACGTGGACCGGATGGCCGACGTCGTCGTCAATCGGCTCAGAGCTTCAGGTAGCCGAGCGTAG
- a CDS encoding ABC transporter permease: protein MLGRFNNAAKRKIHSLQEFFVLGGKAIGFAFSRPFYRSDLIQQMDSIGVQSLPIVLLTGFFTGMVLALQSSVQLKTFGATMYIGRLVAASMIRELGPVLAGLMVAGRVGSGIAAQIGSMRVTEQIDALNTLGTDPIRKLVTPRVLAALIMVPTLTVINDFAGILGGNVIASAYVGIPTSLYWRTVWEQIAGGGFIFKYVPNDFVHGLVKPFVFGGIISLVGCHFGLKTTGGTEGVGVATTRTVVTASILILVVDYFITQLLLAFLPT from the coding sequence TTGCTCGGACGCTTCAACAACGCCGCGAAGCGAAAGATTCACTCGTTGCAGGAGTTCTTCGTCCTCGGCGGGAAGGCGATCGGCTTCGCGTTCTCGCGGCCCTTCTATCGAAGCGACCTGATTCAGCAGATGGATTCGATCGGCGTGCAGTCCCTGCCGATCGTGCTGCTGACTGGATTCTTCACCGGAATGGTTCTCGCACTGCAGTCGTCGGTGCAGCTGAAAACCTTCGGTGCGACGATGTACATCGGGCGGCTCGTCGCTGCCTCCATGATCCGCGAGCTCGGGCCGGTACTGGCCGGACTCATGGTTGCCGGCCGCGTCGGCTCCGGCATCGCCGCGCAAATCGGATCCATGCGGGTCACCGAGCAGATTGACGCGCTCAACACGCTCGGCACCGATCCCATCCGCAAGCTCGTCACGCCCCGCGTGCTGGCGGCGCTGATCATGGTGCCCACGCTCACCGTGATCAACGACTTCGCCGGAATTCTGGGCGGCAACGTGATTGCGTCGGCCTATGTCGGAATCCCGACATCGCTCTACTGGCGCACCGTGTGGGAGCAGATCGCCGGCGGCGGGTTCATCTTCAAGTACGTGCCGAACGACTTCGTGCACGGGCTCGTGAAGCCGTTCGTGTTCGGCGGAATCATATCGCTCGTCGGCTGCCACTTCGGCCTCAAGACGACCGGTGGAACGGAAGGCGTTGGAGTCGCTACCACTCGCACCGTCGTGACGGCGAGCATCCTGATCCTCGTGGTGGACTACTTCATCACGCAGTTGCTTCTTGCCTTCCTCCCCACATGA